In a single window of the Lacerta agilis isolate rLacAgi1 chromosome 15, rLacAgi1.pri, whole genome shotgun sequence genome:
- the ATP12A gene encoding potassium-transporting ATPase alpha chain 2 isoform X2, with amino-acid sequence MGKKKLDIYSVEISGEKDLEKADKGDEKYKDLKGNKKKKNTDDLKKELDLDDHKLSIEELEDKYGTSITKGLPSSRAAEVLARDGPNALTPPKSTPEIIKFLKQMIGGFSILLWLGAILCWIAFGIQYLHHDAGAFNNLYLGVVLALVVVLTGMFAYYQEAKSTNIMASFGKMIPQRALVLRDAEKKDISAEELVVGDIVEIKGGDRIPADIRIITSQGCKVDNSSLTGESEPQSRSSEYTHENPLETKNIAFYSTTCLEGTATGMVINTGDNTIIGRIASLASGVGNEKTPIAIEIEHFVHIVAAVAISIGVVFFIISVSMKYTVMKAIIFLIGIIVANVPEGLLATVTVALSLTAKRMAKKNCLVKNLEAVETLGSTSVICSDKTGTLTQNRMTVAHLWFDNEIFSADTSENQTTQTFDQTSGTWTALSRIVALCNRAEFRPGQDSEPIMKRIVVGDASETALLKFSEVVMGNIMDIRKRNRKVTEIPFNSTNKFQLSIHETDDPNDKRFLLVMKGAPERILEKCSTIMINGKEEPLDAERKEAFQTAYMALGGMGERVLGFCHLYLPEEEFPDTYPFDTDSMNFPTSNLCFVGLLSMIDPPRSTVPDAVIKCRSAGIKVIMVTGDHPITAKAIAKSVGIISATSETVEDIAQRLKIPVEQVNRSDARAAVVNGMELKDMTSEQLDDILRNHSEIVFARTSPQQKLIIVEGCQRQDAVVAVTGDGVNDSPALKKADIGIAMGIAGSDAAKNAADMVLLDDNFASIVTGVEEGRLIFDNLKKTIAYTLTKNIAELCPFLIYIMASIPLPIGTITILFIDLGTDIIPSVSLAYEKAESDIMKRKPRHKKKDRLVNQELVTYSYLQIGLVQTIGAFLTYFTVYAQQGWLPHTLLHIRTSWEDPFTNDLEDSYGQEWTFSQRQILEYHGYTAFFVSITIEQVADLIIRKTRRNSIFQQGLFRNKVIWVGIISQIGIAVILCYGLGSVYALNFAPLRFQYWFVAVPFAILIWVYDEFRKLFIRRYPGSWWDKNMYY; translated from the exons ATGGGGAAG AAAAAGCTTGACATCTACTCTGTTGAGAtcagtggagaaaaggatttggaAAAAGCAGACAAAGGAGatgaaaagtacaaagatttgaaagggaataagaaaaagaagaacaccGACGACCTGAAGAAAGAGTTGGACTTG GATGATCACAAACTCAGCATTGAAGAACTAGAAGATAAATATGGCACAAGCATCACTAAA GGCCTTCCAAGCTCAAGAGCTGCAGAGGTTCTGGCCCGAGATGGCCCCAATGCACTTACTCCTCCTAAATCTACTCCTGAAATCATCAAGTTTCTCAAGCAGATGATAGGAGGGTTTTCCATCCTCTTGTGGCTTGGAGCTATACTCTGCTGGATTGCCTTCGGGATTCAGTATCTTCATCATGACGCTGGAGCCTTTAACAAT CTCTACCTGGGAGTGGTCCTTGCACTGGTGGTTGTCCTCACTGGGATGTTTGCTTATTATCAAGAAGCTAAAAGCACGAACATCATGGCCAGCTTTGGTAAAATGATCCCACAG CGAGCCCTTGTCCTCAGAGATGCAGAGAAAAAAGACATTTCGGCAGAAGAACTGGTAGTGGGCGACATTGTGGAGATCAAAGGTGGAGACAGGATACCAGCTGACATCCGGATCATCACCAGTCAGGGCTGTAAG GTGGATAATTCTTCCCTCACTGGAGAGTCAGAGCCACAATCTCGCTCCTCTGAATACACTCATGAAAACCCACTGGAGACCAAAAACATTGCTTTCTATTCCACAACCTGCTTGGAAG GAACTGCTACTGGCATGGTCATCAACACAGGTGACAACACCATCATTGGACGTATTGCTTCACTGGCTTCTGGTGTTGGGAATGAGAAGACGCCGATTGCTATTGAGATAGAGCACTTTGTCCATATTGTGGCTGCTGTTGCTATATCCATAGGGGTGGTTTTCTTCATCATTTCTGTCTCCATGAAGTACACTGTCATGAAGGCCATCATCTTCCTCATTGGCATTATTGTGGCCAATGTGCCTGAGGGGCTGCTAGCCACTGTCACT GTAGCTTTGTCTCTAACTGCAAAGAGAATGGCCAAGAAGAATTGTCTGGTAAAGAACCTGGAAGCTGTTGAGACACTGGGCTCTACCTCCGTCATCTGCTCCGACAAGACTGGGACCCTTACGCAGAACAGGATGACAGTTGCCCACCTATGGTTTGACAATGAGATCTTCTCCGCTGACACCAGTGAAAATCAAACAA CCCAGACTTTTGACCAAACATCTGGCACATGGACGGCGTTGTCAAGGATTGTAGCCCTTTGCAATCGGGCGGAATTCAGACCAGGGCAGGACAGTGAACCTATCATGAAG AGAATCGTGGTTGGAGACGCCTCAGAAACAGCTCTGCTGAAGTTCTCTGAAGTTGTTATGGGCAATATAATGGACATCCGGAAAAGAAATAGGAAAGTGACTGAGATTCCCTTTAATTCTACTAACAAGTTCCAG CTATCCATCCACGAGACTGATGACCCCAATGATAAACGCTTCCTGCTGGTGATGAAAGGGGCACCTGAAAGGATTCTGGAGAAGTGCAGCACCATCATGATTAATGGAAAAGAGGAGCCCCTGGATGCAGAGAGAAAAGAGGCGTTCCAGACGGCTTACATGGCACTGGGAGGCATGGGGGAGAGAGTCCTAG GCTTCTGTCACTTATACCTGCCAGAGGAGGAATTTCCAGACACCTATCCATTTGACACTGACTCCATGAACTTCCCCACTTCCAATCTATGCTTTGTGGGGCTCTTGTCAATGATTGACCCCCCTCGATCCACTGTGCCAGATGCTGTCATCAAATGTCGGAGTGCAGGGATCAAG GTGATCATGGTCACTGGTGATCATCCAATCACAGCCAAAGCCATTGCCAAAAGCGTAGGCATCATTTCAGCCACCAGTGAGACAGTGGAAGACATTGCCCAACGCCTCAAAATTCCCGTGGAGCAGGTGAACAGAAG CGATGCCAGAGCTGCTGTAGTTAATGGCATGGAGCTGAAAGACATGACTTCAGAACAGCTGGACGACATTCTGCGCAACCACTCAGAGATAGTCTTCGCCCGAACTTCACCCCAGCAGAAACTAATTATCGTGGAGGGCTGCCAAAGGCAG GACGCAGTGGTTGCCGTGACTGGAGATGGCGTCAACGATTCCCCAGCTCTGAAGAAAGCTGACATAGGAATTGCTATGGGCATTGCTGGCTCTGACGCAGCGAAGAATGCAGCTGACATGGTCTTGCTGGACGACAATTTTGCTTCTATCGTTACTGGAGTGGAGGAAG GTCGTTTGATCTTTGACAATCTGAAGAAAACCATTGCCTACACCTTGACCAAGAACATTGCGGAGCTCTGTCCCTTCCTGATTTACATCATGGCCAGCATCCCACTGCCCATTGGCACCATCACCATCCTTTTTATTGACCTCGGCACAGACATT ATCCCTTCTGTCTCACTGGCATATGAAAAAGCAGAAAGTGATATCATGAAAAGGAAGCCACGACACAAGAAAAAGGATAGGCTGGTCAACCAGGAGCTTGTCACATACTCCTACTTGCAGATTG GACTTGTGCAGACCATTGGGGCCTTTCTGACCTACTTCACAGTTTATGCTCAGCAGGGCTGGCTACCTCACACACTGCTCCACATCCGAACCAGCTGGGAAGATCCATTTACAAATGACTTGGAAGACAGCTATGGACAGGAATGG ACATTCTCCCAACGGCAAATTTTGGAGTATCATGGCTACACGGCCTTCTTTGTCAGTATCACCATTGAGCAAGTGGCAGATCTGATCATCAGGAAGACGCGACGGAATTCCATTTTCCAGCAAGGGCTTTTCAG GAACAAAGTAATCTGGGTTGGCATAATCTCCCAAATAGGAATTGCTGTAATTCTCTGCTATGGTCTTGGAAGTGTCTATGCCTTAAACTTTGCACCCCTCCG GTTTCAGTATTGGTTTGTTGCTGTTCCTTTTGCCATCTTGATCTGGGTCTATGACGAATTCCGCAAGCTGTTCATCAGACGGTATCCCGGAA GCTGGTGGGACAAAAACATGTATTATTGA
- the ATP12A gene encoding potassium-transporting ATPase alpha chain 2 isoform X1: MFAYYQEAKSTNIMASFGKMIPQRALVLRDAEKKDISAEELVVGDIVEIKGGDRIPADIRIITSQGCKVDNSSLTGESEPQSRSSEYTHENPLETKNIAFYSTTCLEGTATGMVINTGDNTIIGRIASLASGVGNEKTPIAIEIEHFVHIVAAVAISIGVVFFIISVSMKYTVMKAIIFLIGIIVANVPEGLLATVTVALSLTAKRMAKKNCLVKNLEAVETLGSTSVICSDKTGTLTQNRMTVAHLWFDNEIFSADTSENQTTQTFDQTSGTWTALSRIVALCNRAEFRPGQDSEPIMKRIVVGDASETALLKFSEVVMGNIMDIRKRNRKVTEIPFNSTNKFQLSIHETDDPNDKRFLLVMKGAPERILEKCSTIMINGKEEPLDAERKEAFQTAYMALGGMGERVLGFCHLYLPEEEFPDTYPFDTDSMNFPTSNLCFVGLLSMIDPPRSTVPDAVIKCRSAGIKVIMVTGDHPITAKAIAKSVGIISATSETVEDIAQRLKIPVEQVNRSDARAAVVNGMELKDMTSEQLDDILRNHSEIVFARTSPQQKLIIVEGCQRQDAVVAVTGDGVNDSPALKKADIGIAMGIAGSDAAKNAADMVLLDDNFASIVTGVEEGRLIFDNLKKTIAYTLTKNIAELCPFLIYIMASIPLPIGTITILFIDLGTDIIPSVSLAYEKAESDIMKRKPRHKKKDRLVNQELVTYSYLQIGLVQTIGAFLTYFTVYAQQGWLPHTLLHIRTSWEDPFTNDLEDSYGQEWTFSQRQILEYHGYTAFFVSITIEQVADLIIRKTRRNSIFQQGLFRNKVIWVGIISQIGIAVILCYGLGSVYALNFAPLRFQYWFVAVPFAILIWVYDEFRKLFIRRYPGSWWDKNMYY, encoded by the exons ATGTTTGCTTATTATCAAGAAGCTAAAAGCACGAACATCATGGCCAGCTTTGGTAAAATGATCCCACAG CGAGCCCTTGTCCTCAGAGATGCAGAGAAAAAAGACATTTCGGCAGAAGAACTGGTAGTGGGCGACATTGTGGAGATCAAAGGTGGAGACAGGATACCAGCTGACATCCGGATCATCACCAGTCAGGGCTGTAAG GTGGATAATTCTTCCCTCACTGGAGAGTCAGAGCCACAATCTCGCTCCTCTGAATACACTCATGAAAACCCACTGGAGACCAAAAACATTGCTTTCTATTCCACAACCTGCTTGGAAG GAACTGCTACTGGCATGGTCATCAACACAGGTGACAACACCATCATTGGACGTATTGCTTCACTGGCTTCTGGTGTTGGGAATGAGAAGACGCCGATTGCTATTGAGATAGAGCACTTTGTCCATATTGTGGCTGCTGTTGCTATATCCATAGGGGTGGTTTTCTTCATCATTTCTGTCTCCATGAAGTACACTGTCATGAAGGCCATCATCTTCCTCATTGGCATTATTGTGGCCAATGTGCCTGAGGGGCTGCTAGCCACAGTCACT GTAGCTTTGTCTCTAACTGCAAAGAGAATGGCCAAGAAGAATTGTCTGGTAAAGAACCTGGAAGCTGTTGAGACACTGGGCTCTACCTCCGTCATCTGCTCCGACAAGACTGGGACCCTTACGCAGAACAGGATGACAGTTGCCCACCTATGGTTTGACAATGAGATCTTCTCCGCTGACACCAGTGAAAATCAAACAA CCCAGACTTTTGACCAAACATCTGGCACATGGACGGCGTTGTCAAGGATTGTAGCCCTTTGCAATCGGGCGGAATTCAGACCAGGGCAGGACAGTGAACCTATCATGAAG AGAATCGTGGTTGGAGACGCCTCAGAAACAGCTCTGCTGAAGTTCTCTGAAGTTGTTATGGGCAATATAATGGACATCCGGAAAAGAAATAGGAAAGTGACTGAGATTCCCTTTAATTCTACTAACAAGTTCCAG CTATCCATCCACGAGACTGATGACCCCAATGATAAACGCTTCCTGCTGGTGATGAAAGGGGCACCTGAAAGGATTCTGGAGAAGTGCAGCACCATCATGATTAATGGAAAAGAGGAGCCCCTGGATGCAGAGAGAAAAGAGGCGTTCCAGACGGCTTACATGGCACTGGGAGGCATGGGGGAGAGAGTCCTAG GCTTCTGTCACTTATACCTGCCAGAGGAGGAATTTCCAGACACCTATCCATTTGACACTGACTCCATGAACTTCCCCACTTCCAATCTATGCTTTGTGGGGCTCTTGTCAATGATTGACCCCCCTCGATCCACTGTGCCAGATGCTGTCATCAAATGTCGGAGTGCAGGGATCAAG GTGATCATGGTCACTGGTGATCATCCAATCACAGCCAAAGCCATTGCCAAAAGCGTAGGCATCATTTCAGCCACCAGTGAGACAGTGGAAGACATTGCCCAACGCCTCAAAATTCCCGTGGAGCAGGTGAACAGAAG CGATGCCAGAGCTGCTGTAGTTAATGGCATGGAGCTGAAAGACATGACTTCAGAACAGCTGGACGACATTCTGCGCAACCACTCAGAGATAGTCTTCGCCCGAACTTCACCCCAGCAGAAACTAATTATCGTGGAGGGCTGCCAAAGGCAG GACGCAGTGGTTGCCGTGACTGGAGATGGCGTCAACGATTCCCCAGCTCTGAAGAAAGCTGACATAGGAATTGCTATGGGCATTGCTGGCTCTGACGCAGCGAAGAATGCAGCTGACATGGTCTTGCTGGACGACAATTTTGCTTCTATCGTTACTGGAGTGGAGGAAG GTCGTTTGATCTTTGACAATCTGAAGAAAACCATTGCCTACACCTTGACCAAGAACATTGCGGAGCTCTGTCCCTTCCTGATTTACATCATGGCCAGCATCCCACTGCCCATTGGCACCATCACCATCCTTTTTATTGACCTCGGCACAGACATT ATCCCTTCTGTCTCACTGGCATATGAAAAAGCAGAAAGTGATATCATGAAAAGGAAGCCACGACACAAGAAAAAGGATAGGCTGGTCAACCAGGAGCTTGTCACATACTCCTACTTGCAGATTG GACTTGTGCAGACCATTGGGGCCTTTCTGACCTACTTCACAGTTTATGCTCAGCAGGGCTGGCTACCTCACACACTGCTCCACATCCGAACCAGCTGGGAAGATCCATTTACAAATGACTTGGAAGACAGCTATGGACAGGAATGG ACATTCTCCCAACGGCAAATTTTGGAGTATCATGGCTACACGGCCTTCTTTGTCAGTATCACCATTGAGCAAGTGGCAGATCTGATCATCAGGAAGACGCGACGGAATTCCATTTTCCAGCAAGGGCTTTTCAG GAACAAAGTAATCTGGGTTGGCATAATCTCCCAAATAGGAATTGCTGTAATTCTCTGCTATGGTCTTGGAAGTGTCTATGCCTTAAACTTTGCACCCCTCCG GTTTCAGTATTGGTTTGTTGCTGTTCCTTTTGCCATCTTGATCTGGGTCTATGACGAATTCCGCAAGCTGTTCATCAGACGGTATCCCGGAA GCTGGTGGGACAAAAACATGTATTATTGA